The sequence below is a genomic window from Dromaius novaehollandiae isolate bDroNov1 chromosome 7, bDroNov1.hap1, whole genome shotgun sequence.
tcagccttcgcagaattgaagagagttagggccttggTCCGGCTTAGGCTTTCGTTTAAGGGaacgttgtggctggtttgatcctcTATCCAGACTGCCAAAACTTTCCCCATATCAGTAATAAGGCTGTTTGGCTTTTCTCATTAACAGGCCTAATTTCAATagtgttgtgtctcagggaagagggaggcccaaggagagggagagaggcaggggaatggccggctgggggtgcaggcagaacacacacaacatttatcgatTCAGTTTGCCGTCTTATACGGGTGCGGTTCGTGGCGCCCCAAAATGATTAcaatcaaagatcactgatcacagatcaccttAACAGatagaataataatgaaaaagtttgcaaTACtgcgagaattaccaaaatgtgacacagaaacacaaagtgagTACGTGCTGGGAAAAACGGCACCGATAGACTTGCTTTGTTGCCAGAAACCTTCAATTTGGAAAGACCGCAATATCTGCGATGTGCAATAAAGTGAAGCGCACTAAAATGAGGTATGCCTATACAGGTTTTATTCCTCTCAGGCTGtgtcctgctcaggctcctgcaCACCCCGAGTACCAGTACGTACAGTGCGCAGCTGCTTGCTGACAGTaggcaccagcagctctggcagctgctgtttctggtcCACAAAGTCCTGcccgggggctggggacccaCTCGGATTTCAGTGCTGagggctgcaggctggggagagcaggcagcagggaccttcCCCAGCCAAAAAGCCAAGACCCTGCAGCGTGACTTTGTAGGCGGGAACGCGCCtggctcccctctcctctcccagagtAGCCTCCTCCCAAAGCACATGGACAGCAGTGCTTGCAGTGACCTCTCTCATCTCTGGGCACccctggagccctgctgcagctggggttGTGCGACAGGCAGAGAAAAGCCTCTGGGCCTCTTCTCCACCTTCTAGTGTCTCTTCTTGCCTGGTGCCTGgtgcctgctctcctgcaggcgcAGGTGCCCAGGTACCTTCTCATCAAGGCAGGGTTTgcctccagccagcagagcacctcGTAGCTATCGCAGCTGCACCCGTCCcagcagcctgtccccaggggagctgagcgtgtttggcccatctcctgggaaggacaggccagAGACCTCAGGGGGCTGAGTCCTGCGTGGCTGCGCTTGGCCTCTTCTCCAGAAACTCAGGCTTCGCTGCACTGCTCCAGGCTGTGCTAAGAAAacctccagcaggagctgtgtcTTCTCCTCCTGGCAGATTTAAGCCCCATGGCTCTGCATGTCTCCAtttccccctccaaggctgagaCCAGCCCCTGCCGCCCGGGGGCACGACGAGGCCTGGCAAGAGGCAGAGCACCTTTTCGGGCCTGCCAAGGTGTCCTTGGCCATGGCGGGTTTTACTCCTCCTTCCAAGCCTCCTTGCCCCAAGGCCTGTgcggtgctctgctcccagcgccCTGGCACCATCCAACCTGCCTCCCCTCCACTAGTGCGCTGTCTCAGGTGTCCCCCGGCTTTGTCCCCCCGACAAAGCCAGCAGGCAAGCAAGAGCCTGCCGAGCAGGCCCCAGGGCGGGGCTGCGCAGAGAAAGCCCCTGCAGGGGCCCCAGGGTGAGGTGCAGTTGGGGAAACCAGCcaatgtgctttccagagcagtggcCACCTTCACAAGCTGCTCACACTGACAAGCCGCACGGAGCAGCACTCTGTGCCCTCAACATCGGACTTTGTGCTGCAACCTGGTCGCTTTGGCCGCAGCTCTTGCCCACGTCGTTCCACGGACGGGCTTCAGgtgcttgcaggctgctgcacCATCTGAGGCATTGCTTCGCACACTTCCCTGAGTAGTGCCCACGCTTCCCTCCAGTTCCACCCCCGGGGCACCGCTCCGGCCAGCTCTGGGCCTTGGCACCAGCGGCAGATGACCCCATCCTCCCCGAGCAGCTCACCCACACCCCGCGCCCTCTCTGCTGGCGACCGCTTCCCCCCACGCAGAAGGGGCCTCCACAGCTTCACCACTTTCTCCGAGGCAATCAAAGGCTGTTCTGGGaggtccccctgccaccagccttCCAAACATTCAGCCCATTCTACCTCCTCCATAGTCACGGAAGTCATAGTTAAGGTGGGGAGGAGATGTTTTGGGTGTAGCTGAAGCTTCATAGTGTGCATGTAgttggagcagagaccaaggaaCGCTGGCCGTGCAGAAGCACATGCATCCGCGTGAGGAGCAGacggctcagctgcagcaggagtcTGGGGACATGATGCAAGAGCCGAGCGGGCTTGCCAGGAAAGCTGTGGTCTTCACTGCGTGGGACAGGTGGCAGTTCGGGGCCTTTGCTGGAGCCCTAGTGCTGCTCTTTGGGTCCGCTGGCTGGCCAGGAAGCAGGACCATGACATGGATTCTGGCTATGAGCACACCACCTCCCACAGTGACAAGGAGCGGGAACATGCTGACGCTCCAGTTCCAGTCATGGGCCTGAACGTGGTCTAGCAGCACGAGAACATGTGCCAGAGACACTTTCCGCAGACTGCAGAGGGCAATTCTCTGAGCACTTCCCTATGAGGGTGGGGATCTCCTGCTCTTTCCACCAAGCAGGACACAAAGGCCATGGAGTTTTACTAATACCCGGCCAGCTCCTTAGCACTTTCCTTTTAACTGGATACATGATCACAGCTCACGTGCACATGGAGTCTTTTGCGAGGCCCATAAAGGAGGAGCTCCCATTTCCACCAGGGGCTACTTTCTGCACCTCCCAGGACCATCCAGTCCAGCACTGGTCGTCTTGAGCTAATGCCCCAACCACGCCACATGCAGGGGCCCCCTCTTCAGTTCCCATGCTGGCAAGGTGCATTTCGTGGCCTACCATCTGTTGGAGCCCACTTGACCACCAGAACCATTTCCATACCAAACTCATTTGCCTTTCTTTCTCATCACTCTCCAAAGAGTATGTGCTATGAGGGCATACGGCTCCTGCCAGATGTGCTCCTATGTGCACGTAGGCAAGCACACACGTTGCATGTGCAGAAACTACAGTCCTATACCAGGCATCTGTTGCTGAGCATGGTCACTCTTAATAAGAGAAggttcagaaatgcatgctacagggttcagaaatgcatgctacAGGCATCCTCTCTGAGAGAAATGGGGTTTCTCTTGCCTGGAAAGAGGAGACTTCTTTCACCCAGaaccccttccctttttcttttactttatattcccttttctccttctccttcccatttcccttttccttttcctccctttccctttcctttccatcccatccctcttttacctttcccttcccctccctgctctgccctccccttccctgcctctggAACCTAGACACAAACTTTGGCCTTGAATGGGCCTTAGCAGTGGTTACACTGGTGCACAGACTTGCCccatcagcttttcctctctttctgatcCTTCTGGTCACTAGAGCACCTTCCTCCCCGCCTAGAGGCTCGTCCTTCTCCACATGCAGTTCCCTGGTGCCAGGGAGACGGCTCGTGTGCACAGACCTACTGCGCCTCCTTGTGCGCTGCACCCCCCAAAGCCGTCCTGCATGCGTCTCGCAGCGAGCTCACACAATCACTCTTTGTAGGGGGAAAACCCGTAGGTGGCCACGTTGGTTGGAGCAGCAAGTCTCTCTGGCCAGGGTCACTGCAGGGCGCTTGCTGCTGCCTAGAGAGCTCTAGCGCAATGAGCGGGAAGCGACCAACGAGCCCTAGCCCACGCCTGAACTGGATACGGCCTCTgacaaggagaggagggagggcaggaggcaggcagaggggagcctcctgctctctctgtccTCTGCCCACAAGCACCCACAGCGAGATGCCGGGGCCTGGGGAGTGCTGGGAGCGTGGACCCGTGAGTGTGCACAGGAGGCGGCCCCAGCGCTTCCCCAAGCAAGCTCCCTTCAGGCACGGATCAGGCCGACAGATGCACCCTGgcagccacagagcagctgccCCACGGGCAACGGCGTGCCAGAACCGTGGGCCCCAGCGTGGCCTCTCCAGTCCCCGTGCCTGCACTTGCAGGGGGCAAGTTTGCAGCACGAGACAGGAGCCACAGGCGATTTGCTGCTCTAACTGGGGATGCTCTTGTCATTACGCTTCATTGTCAGGACTCGCAGGGCTAAGTCCTGCCTCAGCAGAAGAAACccaagggaagaagagggaaggaggaggtttgCCAGGCTCAAAAGGAACAAAGTCCTCATGGGAAggggggtggtggggcaggacttgctctcttctggcccttccCAAAGGCCCCAAGTTGTTTGATGCCTGCAAGGCGGAGCTCGTCCTcctggctcagaaaatactgactCTGTCTTTGTAAGTGGAGGACCTCCTTCCACAgggcccctttttctttcttagaagggCTGAGGGCTGTTTGGGTGCTTCTGCCCACCTGGTGAGGGGGGCCCACGGGCATGCtgtgtggctgctgcctgggctcgtaggTGGTGGGTGCCAGGGCCTCGGCTCTGGCTGCCCAGAACAGGTGTGTGTCACTACGCCAGGGTGGGCATggcggccagggctggccctggaAAGGGGCTGTGCCCCCGTGACAGCACAGAGGacaagtcacaaaggcagggggctgtcaccagggcacccacaggCATTGGCCCCGCAGCACTGCTGGGTTCACAGCAGTATGGCCTGGGCCAGCCCGGGCTGCGGCAGCCTCTGCAGGGTGAGTGCAGCAGTGGGGCAACACTGGACGGGACGAGGGCCGGGGCACCAATGCCAGCTCCCTCCCGGAGGTTTCCagcgctgcagcaagggctgagccATGCAGAGCAGCGCGTTGGGTCAGGGATGTTGGCACCctgagggctggaggcagaggtGCCTGGGGCTCCCGGTGAGCCCAGGTGCCCAGAGACGTGTTGGGGATGCGCCGGGCACTCGCAGCTCTGCGGGCCGCTGCTCCcttggcgggggggcgggggggcacgggcCTCAGGACTCCCCATTCTGGTGGCACTTGCTCTTTCTGCACCCCTGCCCCCGGGGCAAAGCCTGGCCAGGGTGCTGGGCCTCAGGGGAGGGTTGGCAGGATGGGCCGGCCCCACAGTGTCGGCGTCTAGGCCCTGCGTCcccttggagcctgcaggcaccagggccCAAGCGCTTTCCCTGGCGTGGCCCGGGGTCCCTGCTCAGGCAGCGCTCACAAatcccagccttgctgcctccaagctccctcgccccctctcccatcttgcccctttgtgcctgcagctcccgccaccaatccgcaagctctctcccagctggcctggctcacctgcttctctcccacctcctctaGGTAGGCTATGGCTGGGGGTCTTGCGCTCCTCCTCGCCATGCTGGGCATTGTCCTGCAGCCGCTGAAGGTCAGTGACCACATGGATGTGGCCATGGAGCAGTGGATGCAGCAGcgcaaggagcaggaggtggagctGATGACTCGGCTGCAGCAGGAGTTTGCGGAGATGATGCAGGAGCCGCAGAGCGGACTTTTCAGGAGAGATGTGGTCTTCGCCACCTGGGACCTGTGGCAGTTTGGGGCCTTTGCTGGAGgccttgtgctgctctttgggCTCTTCTGGATGGCCACGGAGCAGGACTTTGATGagtgtgacagcagcagtggcctgagctcctccagcagcgaagaggagggggaaggcgaggagcaggaggctgtgggtgctgtgcacTGGCTCTCTCCTGAACAGCAGCTGGACTGCCCAGGCAGGAGGGCCCTAGAGACCTTCTACCAGCAGCACCTCTGGGGGCCAGTGCAGGACGTGGCCCACACATgcaaggtggtggaggagctggcGGGCAACCTCCTCCATGCCTGCCAGATGCTCTCTTTGACAACTTTCCTGCCGCGGCTGGAATGGTGCATCGGTGTGGGCAGCGTTTTTGAAGGCTGGAGCTACCACAGGCAGGACACCGTCTACAGGCTGCTCGTGCTCCTGAAGCCACCACCCGGGCACTCCTTCCGCCTGAAGCTGGGCActggcggggagctgccggcgaGGCATGGTCGCGTCCATGTGAAGCTGGAGTGCATGTGCGAgagggagcagctgctgggggatgTGCTGTGCTTCCGGCACCACTCCCAGATCCGAGTGCGCAGGTATCAGCGCCCCGGGCTCCTACACACCCTGTGCACTGGCTTCTACCTGGATGTGGAGAAAACCGCCCGCTGGTTCCAGCTCTGTGTAAGAAATGCCTGGGACGTGATTGCTGCGGAACAAAACTGCCAGCTGAcagtgctgccttcctcccattCCTGCAAGCTCCAGCTCACATGTGACTCTGGGAGAACCATGCACACTGAGATAATGCTGGGGGTGCAGCAAGACAACTCGGGGCTCTTCAtgggcagccaggaggcagaggccggcctcagcagcagcacaacttggctggagagctgtgccctgcaagagctgctgttcttcagattcatggccaggcaggccccccagggcagctgccacCTAACGTGTCTGCAGCTCCTCACCTACCTCCTGGAGGACTCGGTGCTTTCCTCTGTCCACCTGAAAACAGTCGCCATGCACCTCCTGACACTGCTTCCCCCATCAGAGTGGTGCCCAGAGCATCTCCTGGAGCGGCTGAGGGATGTCCTGCGCTACCTGCACCactgcctggaggagaaacagcttCACCACTTCCTCCTAGGCAACGAGAGGGTGCCCAGGGAGGTCCCCCTGCCAGCGGCCTTCCAAACGGCCAGCCCGCTCAACCTCTTCCAGCGCCTGGCGCAGCAGCCCGACGCCCACGCCCAGGCGCCGCGCGAGTTCACCGAGCTGCAGGATCGGCTCAGGAGCCTGTTAGACTGACGCCAAAAGGCGGCTCTGCAAATGGAGCAAAAGCACACTTTGCGGATCCTCACCCGATCCCACTGAAGACGCCGTTGACAGGAGGCGTGCGACAGAGGCGCCTGTGATCACCTGCGCAGAGACTGCCCATCCTTTTGGAGAGATTCAGTTCCCCACGGGA
It includes:
- the LOC135328948 gene encoding inositol 1,4,5-trisphosphate receptor-interacting protein-like 1 codes for the protein MEQWMQQRKEQEVELMTRLQQEFAEMMQEPQSGLFRRDVVFATWDLWQFGAFAGGLVLLFGLFWMATEQDFDECDSSSGLSSSSSEEEGEGEEQEAVGAVHWLSPEQQLDCPGRRALETFYQQHLWGPVQDVAHTCKVVEELAGNLLHACQMLSLTTFLPRLEWCIGVGSVFEGWSYHRQDTVYRLLVLLKPPPGHSFRLKLGTGGELPARHGRVHVKLECMCEREQLLGDVLCFRHHSQIRVRRYQRPGLLHTLCTGFYLDVEKTARWFQLCVRNAWDVIAAEQNCQLTVLPSSHSCKLQLTCDSGRTMHTEIMLGVQQDNSGLFMGSQEAEAGLSSSTTWLESCALQELLFFRFMARQAPQGSCHLTCLQLLTYLLEDSVLSSVHLKTVAMHLLTLLPPSEWCPEHLLERLRDVLRYLHHCLEEKQLHHFLLGNERVPREVPLPAAFQTASPLNLFQRLAQQPDAHAQAPREFTELQDRLRSLLD